Proteins from one Plodia interpunctella isolate USDA-ARS_2022_Savannah chromosome 3, ilPloInte3.2, whole genome shotgun sequence genomic window:
- the LOC128683526 gene encoding dynein light chain Tctex-type protein 2B-like: MADLRSKSEGKYVSVVGLDKSHSTTKSVVNFSKKSLSRLKVRRASYGFSGVPGIRPVERTSQLAIEFKRPPMVYLPTYQLDPNVPFHIPSVRDAINESLDEHFTGHKYTAGESPGLTLRLAGEIMRKVKNMPFNRYRIISIVTLAQKRAQSYNNAVTFLWDHERDSYVDITRETTSAFIQVTVFGIYLD, encoded by the exons aTGGCTGACTTGAGGTCGAAATCGGAGGGGAAGTATGTTTCCGTGGTGGGCCTTGACAAGTCTCATTCCACCACCAAGTCGGTGGTCAACTTCAGCAAGAAGAGTCTCAGCAGGTTGAAGGTCCGGCGGGCGTCGTATGGCTTCTCCGGAGTACCCGGGATCCGGCCCGTGGAGAGGACTTCACAG TTGGCTATTGAATTCAAACGACCGCCGATGGTGTACCTGCCTACGTATCAACTGGACCCCAACGTGCCTTTCCACATTCCATCTGTACGGGACGCCATCAACGAATCCTTGGATGAACATTTTACTGGCCACAAATACACCGCTGGG GAATCTCCAGGATTAACCTTGCGTTTGGCCGGAGAGATTATGAGGAAGGTGAAGAATATGCCGTTCAATCGCTACAGGATCATATCTATCGTGACCCTGGCCCAGAAGAGGGCCCAGAGTTACAACAACGCTGTCACCTTCCTCTGGGATCACGAGAGAGACAGCTATGTTGACATCACCAGGGAGACCACCAGTGCTTTCATACAAGTCACTGTTTTTGGTATATATCTTGATTag